A region of the Melospiza melodia melodia isolate bMelMel2 chromosome 14, bMelMel2.pri, whole genome shotgun sequence genome:
AGCTCTGGTTGTGAGACCCGAGACCAATATTTACTGGAGCAATCATGTTGGGACAGCTCTCATGGCAAAGGACACTTGATGTAATGCTGAGAGAGAACAAGAAACACGATGATGAGCTTATCAATACAGTGGCTGTGTACTGTGTAGAAGAAATTTTTATGTTGTCATTATTTTGAAGATGATTTATACAGAACTTTTAAAGGTGTTCCAAATGTAAATATTGAAAAAATGCACCAAAAAAGAAGAGGCCAGTGTCCATCAGGAAACCTGTTCATCCGGGAATGCAAATTACCAAATACACCTAACAAAAACTGAAAGGGAAAAATGCTATGAAAAGGCCACAAAGCCTTCCCAGTTTCCATAATGACATGAGGACAGAAGTCCAAGTGATCACCTTGGTTCCATCTCTTGTAGAGAACAAATGACAGAACATGAGGCCAGAGAAGAAACAACACGTGATACCACCACGGTCAGCAGTCAGCAACGGCAATGAGGAGAATAAACAGTGCCTTACAGATGGTCTTCGCCACAACCTAACCTGCACACCCTCAGCAAGCTCGGGTGGAAAATCTACACAACCAGCAAGAAGGAGCGTTGTCTCCAAAACTGAAACTTCGAGGACAGCTCTAATCACGATCAGCAGGCATTTCATTCTAGAGCAGAACAATTCTTTTCCACAGCTACAAATTTCAAGTGCATACCCCGAAGGGTTACAGAGATACTCTCCCTCTTAAAGGACGAGGCAGAAAATACAAAGGTGCAATTAACACATCTAAGCACCCATTGACTTCAAAATGCGGGGGCGGAGTCCGGCTAATAACGGAAAGAGTTTGGGAAACGAGAGACAAGGGGCAAAGGGGGACAGAATAGAGGCGAGCAAAGCAGTGGCACTGACCGTGTCGAGGAGAGTGGAGGGCTCCGGCTGCGTGTCCTTGGCTGCaggagcgggcggcggcggagggAAGTTGGGGCTGAAAACCATGAGGTCGCTCTTGGCAGCGCCGTCCGCCACGCACAGGCTGCGGCTGTGGCGCTGCGAGTAGGACCAGCTGCCCACTTCGCTGGCGCACACGAGCGTCGTGGGCCCGGGCGCCGAGAGCACGGCCGCCCGCggcgcccagcgcgacgccccgtACAGCACCACGGCCAGCAGGAAGAGGCTGGACACGGCGCAGATGGCCACCACCAGCCACACGTTGGTGGCCGCGCTCGCCGCCCCGGCCCCGAGTTCCACGCCCGCCGCCGAGCGCGACACCGCCGAcaacgacgacgacgacgacgaggaTCCCGCGGCCAGCGCCGCCTCGGCGGCCTCGAGCAGCGACACGCTGAGCGTGGCCGTGGCCGAGCGCGCCGGCTCGCCGTGGTCGCGCACGACGATCAGCAGCCTCTGGCGAGGCCCGTCCGCCTCGTCCAGCGCCCGCGCCGTGCTCACCTCGCCGCTGTAGAGCCCCACGCGGAACGGGCCCTTGCCCCGCGGCTCCCACAGCTCGTAGCGCAGCCACGCGTTGTAGCCCGAGTCGGCGTCCACGGCGCGGATCTTGGCCACCACCTGCCCCGCCGGCGCCCCCCACGCCGCCCACGCCCACAGCGTGCCCGACTCCGAGCCCGCCCCCGCCAGCGCcaccgccgcctccgccgccgccgcgccgcccgcctcCGCTGCTGAGCCTGCGGGCGGCAGCAGCgccggcgcgttgtcgttctcgTCCAGCACGAACAGCTGCACCGTGGCGTTGCCGCTCAGCGGCGGCTCCCCCGCGTCCACCGCGCGCACCTCgaactgcagcacctgcagctcctcgtAGTCCAAGGGCTGCAGCGCCCACAGACGCCCGCTCTCCGCGTCCACCGACACGTAGCTCGACGCCGGACGCCACCCAACGCCCGACGACGAGgtgcccgcggccccgccgccgccgcccaggCCCAGGCCGCCGTCCCACACCGAGTAGCTGACGCGCCCGTTGGCCGCCTCGTCCGGGTCCCGCGCCCACAGCCGCGCCAGCTCCGCGCCCGCCGCGTTGTTCTCCCGCGCCAGCACCGTGTACACGGCCTGCGCGAACGagggcgcgttgtcgttcacgtccGACACCGGCACCCGCAGCCCGCGGCTGGCGCGCAGCGCCGGCGCCCCGCCGTCCTCCGCACGCACCTCCACCTCGTACTCCGACACCCGCTCCCGGTCCAGCGCCTCGCGCAGCACCAGCGAGTACGAGCCCGCGAATGTCGCCTCCAGACCGAACGGCgacgccggccacacccagcaccGCACGCGACCGTTCTCCCCCGAGTCCCGGTCCGACACGCTCAGCAGGGCCACCACCGTCCCCAACGACGCGTCCTCGGGCACCGGCACCGACAGCGACGTCACCCACACCtccggcgcgttgtcgttcatGTCCAGAACCTTCAGATCCACGCTGCAGTGACCCGAAAGCGAGGGTGTTCCTTTATCTCTTGCTTCTATCTCTAAGTCATATGACTGAGTGTCCTCGAAATCCAATTCCCCGGCAGTCCGTATTTCCCCAGATTTTTCGTCAATTTTGAAAAGGTCCTGAATTTTGGCAGAAACCGCATCGCTAAAAGAATAATATATGTCTTGATT
Encoded here:
- the LOC134424982 gene encoding LOW QUALITY PROTEIN: protocadherin alpha-2-like (The sequence of the model RefSeq protein was modified relative to this genomic sequence to represent the inferred CDS: inserted 1 base in 1 codon) — its product is MVERCCLAVVRVLVLQAAWALSGGQVRYSVPEEAKAGTVVGRLAQDLGLEAGEAEARRLRLVAPGRRASVEVSGASGALLVSSRLDREELCGKSAPCALRLEVLLERPLRVFHVQLEVTDINDNAPVFPAARKNLSIAEWTTLPGSRFPLEGASDADIGVNAQLTYTLSPSEHFSLEVKAKDENKISVLLVLTKPLDRETIPVHRLVLTASDGGRPSLSGTMELVISVLDVNDNAPQFNQSLYKVQLPENTTPGTVFFQLKATDNDEGINQDIYYSFSDAVSAKIQDLFKIDEKSGEIRTAGELDFEDTQSYDLEIEARDKGTPSLSGHCSVDLKVLDMNDNAPEVWVTSLSVPVPEDASLGTVVALLSVSDRDSGENGRVRCWVWPASPFGLEATFAGSYSLVLREALDRERVSEYEVEVRAEDGGAPALRASRGLRVPVSDVNDNAPSFAQAVYTVLARENNAAGAELARLWARDPDEAANGRVSYSVWDGGLGLGGGGGAAGTSSSGVGWRPASSYVSVDAESGRLWALQPLDYEELQVLQFEVRAVDAGEPPLSGNATVQLFVLDENDNAPALLPPAGSAAEAGGAAAAEAAVALAGAGSESGTLWAWAAWGAPAGQVVAKIRAVDADSGYNAWLRYELWEPRGKGPFRVGLYSGEVSTARALDEADGPRQRLLIVVRDHGEPARSATATLSVSLLEAAEAALAAGSSSSSSSLSAVSRSAAGVELGAGAASAATNVWLVVAICAVSSLFLLAVVLYGASRWAPRAAVLSAPGPTTLVCASEVGSWSYSQRHSRSLCVADGAAKSDLMVFSPNFPPPPPAPAAKDTQPEPSTLLDTVSATALLASILSXLCPLSLVSQTLSVISRTPPPHFEVNGCLDVLIAPLYFLPRPLRGRVSL